Part of the Lucilia cuprina isolate Lc7/37 chromosome 5, ASM2204524v1, whole genome shotgun sequence genome is shown below.
CCCTTTCCCCAAATGTTGCCCTTGGGCATGCCAGCACACCATATGATGGTGCCAGCTCCTCGTCCCACACTGCCCGGCAATGTTGAAGCCAAATTGGAAAATAATGATTTATGGCAGCAATTTCATAAGATCGGCACTGAAATGATTATCACCAAAAGTGGAAGGTaagtttgttaaacaaaacaaaaaaaaaacatttcgttgtcctaaacaaatatttgctatCAGCTCTTAGAAAGGGCAAGTGATGTGGGGCGCCAGTTATAAATTTTCTgtcatttctcaaaaaaaaactgtcattaaacatttactttgttaaaatgtttaaggaAAAGAGGACCCAAAATAAATAGTTCGAGTATTTAGATAGGATCAAGAGAGAGAGGGTGAGCAAATAACAAAAAGGCGCCTTTGATAAGTGGCACAAATATTTAACAGGATAGggaataagtaaataaaactagGATGTATGGGAATGAAATGTTGacgaaatttctataaaaaaagattaaagCTTTTTCCTTATTAAAcgctaaagctttaaaaaacctTAAGAAATACTTAGAAAAGCTTTTGGTTTGTTTTACTCTTTATAAAGCTCCTTCAAGAAACAACAAGGAATTAAGTATTGAAACAAACTTTCAATAAACAAAGATTGATTAAAGAAGCTTTAAAGCTCTAGTCTTCTTAGACAATACACAAAAAGTAATTACCTTTTTTACTCCCTTTAAACTTCACAAACTTTTTAAGAAACCAGTATTGGGTTTTGTAAAGCTTTAAAAGGAGTGGTAACGTAgtttattattaactttaataaaactataaaaactgtTAAGGCTTTTAAGAACGAACTTTCTTATTATATTTCCTTCAAGCTTTAAAGCTTCTGTAACCATGACCAAAACAAACCGCTtaatttaatcatttaaatattttttactttttttttgaaaaatctattaaattctttgttctttaaatttatgataataATATTTGGAATTATTTATCTCAAAACTCTGGTTAACATTGAAAATTATtaccaaacaaaataaaaaacttctaacactttaaaaaaatgttcaatttaaaaggaattttgaagtaaataataaaattaacattaaaaaatgtttaccgCTGGCGCCAGTTAAATCATAAAAACAGCATTAGGTCGGTCGGTCGATCGGTCGGTCATTTCATTAccgaagagagagagagaccaTCATAGTCTACAGCAGACAATAACAGTCAGCAGACACTTGTTGCATTGTTTTTAACAAGTGTTGACAATaactaacaaaacatttttagtttattgttttagaatttctatattttcgaacaaaaacaaaaataacaacaaacatataGAAAACGACAACGTCACAACCAAAATTTATGATTATTGACAAATATAAAGCagacaaagaaagaaaaagggTCTCACCCATCAAATCATCCAATAACTACTACCAACTACCTGAGATTTCACacttttttttaggttttataaTGATAAGtttaacttgttgttgttgtttttgtttttattttaaataaaatctaaaaacaatataataaaggCGGCGGCATCTCTTAATAATTCATTAAGTTCAttgttttctttcaatttaGTAGACAGGTTTTAGGTAGCCGTTACAAGTTGGTATCCTATAACttgtaaaaatctttttttctgttatttattaaatatttgaaaattaacataattatgttttaagatttttatgtaaattttgttgttgtctagAGTGTTtgcttatgtttttgtttttttttcggtcCATCCGTTCAGCAGACCTGTCATTTGTTTTGAGACATTTTAAGGGAGCTGTTGCCGCTGCTCATTAAGTTCTCATTATAATATTCATAAGAAATATACAAatgattaatataatttaaaataaattaaaaaatattgtgtggACAAAAGTTACGTTTAAAGgggaaaaaacaaaagtaaaacgaCATAACaatagttatttaataaaattttaagaatttttcaaaaaaaaagtttattgaaattGAAACAAGAAGTTTGAACGTGAACAGTAATCTATTAAgagttttctatacaattttttagtttttcttaatgTCTTGATATAAATGTCATGTATTTATCATGACAAGAAaacttaagaaaacttttaatttaacaaaaaatgtcaaGAAATATGTCTTgacataaaataaatcaaagctGGTTGgtttgttaaaagcttttattttcgttttttttttaagcctAACACAAGTTTTAGCAATCTATAGATATTGGCTTAGTTAAAGCAACTTTCAGCAAGCTTTAagcatttaattaataaagctttaaagcttttttcttttataaattatgcACACAGCTTGAGAGAAACTTTATAAAAAgccaaaaacaaactttaattttgtaaaGGTTAAGGTTAAagtttttgtaagaaaactttaaaaatcctgacataaaaacttttctgtaataagaaaaaaaaaacttttaaacttttattaaagcttttatgtCTTGACATAAAACCAAACTCAATATAAAGCTTTTGTTAACTAAAAATCTTATGTCAACTGTCTTACTTaatgaaaattacaaaacacTTGCTGAAATCtcaaaattgttagaaaaaaaaaaacaaaaactttaagctTTAATCAAAAGCTGCGACAAATTTGCCAAACACACGTGCTGCTGGGCTTaacaatttattcaaaaattattcatattataacacttctgtttttgtttattaaatatttctctgTTTACTTtctaaaggcaaaaaaaaactcCTAACAAAACTAGCAATTAATTTGACACTTATTATCTCTCTCATTCTTAAATTGCTAATCTTGTTTTGTAaagtttgtttgcttttttttctaaatttaaattctgATAATTAATCATTATGGGGAGTTGtgaaatttattgttaattttgtttttttgttttcttgtggCTTAAAGATATTGAcctttttttgtgattttatttgtttgtgcctTAATTTAAATTGTGTAAATGGCGCCAATCGGTTTATGATCGCCTGCTGTTATAATGATCACTGTCTTCgttcgtttttttgtttttcagtttaTATTCTTTAGGTTCACTATGACGTttgataattatatataaacatgtGTACCGGAGAGGTTTCAGTTGAAACACTTGTTAGGCTGgagtttatttagattttaggTTTTGTTGTTTATCATATCTAAACCACAAATCAACTAAAGTTTACACCCATTTGTTTAgagaatatataattttcatttcatttagatttatttttcaacaatgaTTTATGATGTTTAAAATCTaacgttttttcttatttttttcttttttagacgTATGTTTCCTTCTATGCGTGTCTCGGTTAAGGGTTTGGAAGAAGAATCCCAATATTGTGTTCTATTGGAAATGGTTCCCATTGGTGATTGTCGTTATAAGTTTTCGGGCTCCCAATGGGTGCCAGCCGGAGGAGCTGAACCTCAATCGCCTCAAAGAATGTTTTTACATCCCGATAGTCCTTCAACCGGTTCACATTGGCAATCTCAAACTATATTATTCAATAAAGTCAAATTGACTAACAATACCATGGATAATAGTGGTCATGTAAGTATCTCTCTCACTCTCACTCTCTTTTATCTTCTTACTCTTAaaccaaaatattaattttcttttcatttctttcattattttcttttagatcGTTTTGGCCAGCATGCATAAGTATCAGCCTCGTTTGCATATAATTAAGACATCCGATTTGTCTCAATTACCCTGGGCTCCTCAGCAAAATTATGTATTTCCTGAAACCGAATTCATAGCTGTGACCGCCTATCAGGTTAGTACTTAGTcccttttaacaaataaacgtCTATACAACAAAAATACCACTTGaaatgtctagactatagtctttatatGAAGATGAACCCTAACAGTTCCAAAAACCACCGGGGGTCCACATATGTAGGCCTTAAacttgttacttttttttttttgttaaacatactttgaaagaaaaaaaaaacaatatttaaataaaaatttcacgcCTCTAGACAAACGACACGAAGATGACACTTAAAAATGTCGCGACACATTTACTTAAAGGCGCGTCAAGACGACATACGCTTTACACCAAAAAACATTAGAATTTGCTAATTACTGACGTCAATTTTGACACTTTCAAGTGGTTTAGAAATAAATATGACTTCATATTACTTTCACTTaagaaaacacaacaaaaacaaatgagaaagaaaaaaaacatattattaatacatgttgttatcttttttgttttatttttagaatgatcgtataacaaaattgaaaattgacaATAATCCCTTTGCTAAAGGTTTTCGTGAGACTGGTCAatcaaaatgtaaaagaaaaatgatGTCTTCATCATCCTCCTCCACCTCTTCGTCGTCAAGTCAGCATGAGGAAAGTGATGATTGTTTGTCGAAATCTGAAGATGATCGTTCAAGTGTTTCCAGTTTTGATTCACCACCGCAACAGAAACGTTTGAGATCTTTAGAATCTTCAGATGAGGAAAGTTCTCCTCAATCATTACGCTATGAACAGTATTTGTTGGCTCAacataagcaacaacaacaacagcagctacAAGCTCAATATATGAATTCTCCCACTTCGTCGTTTTATCATCCTCATCAACAGCAATTGGCTTCTTCGCAATTTATGCAGCAACATTTACAATCTTTAATCATGGATCCTTTAAGATATACCCTACCTTCTCATGCTTTACAAATGCCAGCTAACTCAGCCGTTTCTTCTACATATCATCCTTCCTCAAATCACCAAGAAACTAAATCTTTAGCCTCTTCTTCAGCACCTTCTCCCACACCCTCCAGCTCATCTTCtgcatcatcttcatcatcctCTTCAGTTGAAACTTCGTCAGCACCAGCACAGCCTGCTTCTCAAAAGAGAAATAATTTTAGTATTTCCGCTATATTGGCTTATTAAGATCATTGAAAAAGAGACGAAGAGCGAGCGCGAGAGAGAAAGATCAGAAGATCGTTAAATCaagatttatgttaattttaattgtgaTGATTTATGTATGCTGTGCATcgttattttgatttatatttttaagttatgatttataattgttaaagaaagaaattgttaaattatttttattgtacatTTAAGTTTAGTAAGTAAGTCAAACATTGTAAATTAGTTTGTAAGTTTAACTTTTggaaatgtttataataaaaaatcattaagaaaTAACAATAATCTGTAAAAGCTGTTTTACtgatttttatgctttaaaatcaCTACAAAGTGACACTGGGAGTAACGGTAAAGGTTATCGGCTTATAGATTTAAAAGCCAGGAAgcaaagaatataaataataatgccAGAAGTTGATGGTTAAATCAAGCAATTTCTGAAGATGTAATAATCTTTTCTTCGATCTGAAATTCTTTGGGATAAGTTTATAGATCATTCGTGGACGAATCATTTTGTTATTCGAAAAAATAAGGCAGTACTTCCAATTGGATATTCAATATCCTCAAACGATTATTACCCTTATATACCCAAGATTAAGCAGAAATCTGAAGCGTCAGAAGCTAAATAAGATTGTTTAGATCTATTATTGATTAacccccgtattcataaagatattaaccGCTTagtttaggtttattacgcacatttgcCAAACAACAAGAGaacatgtttttatacccttcaccttcgtaagaagggtatatataagtttgtcattccgtttgtaatttctataatataatttttcgaccctataaagtatatatatactctggatccttatagatagcggagtcgattaagccatgtccgtctgtctgttgaaatcaattttctgaagactccaaatatcttcgagatccaaatcttcaataattctgtcagacatgctttcaagaagttccctattgaaaatcagcaaaatcggtccataaataactgagatatgggtagaaatctgagactacctctgaaaatttcctcaacaaattataaataaaagcaatatGGTTTATATAGCTGTAACTAATGATTGTCAACATTGGATGAGTAAGACCTGAATTGTTTCGAatcgaagatccaattgtcgtgaaTGGAGACTCAAAGAAGTTCTAATTTCTGTAAGATTCTAGTTGTTCGACAAAAAGTCAAGGCATCCGAAAAAGGCAGCAATTTCTATGTACGTCTAACCACCTGGTTGGCTTAGTTCACCTTTTGACACGGATGTACTCTTTATAAACGAGTGTGaagacaatcgtcactttagtgtttcctttgtaagcgagagagtgTCAACTTGAAATGCAAACAGAAGTCAAACATTGATTGACTTCCTGGCAGGAAAAGTATATGTTAAAATAGAAAGTTATCTGTCTACTCGATGACTAGGGGTAACACTAAATGGAGGATAGTTACGAACTGTCCGACCTAACTGCTGGGTCAAGGCATCTGAAAAAGACAGTGATTTCCATTTACGCCTGACCACCAGGTCGGCTCTATTTCGTATTTCGTCacggatgtactctttgtaaacgagtaTGAACACAATCGTCACATTAGTGTCCCCTTTTTTAGCGAGAGGGTGgacacttgaaaaacaaacttaactctttttaatatatgtaatgaTATTTGACTTCCTGGCAGGACAAGTACATGTTAAAATAGAAAGTTGTCTGGATACTCGATGGCTAGGGGTAATCCAAAATGTTAGATAGTTACGAACTTTCCGACCAAACTGCTGGGTCAAGGCATCCGAAGACAGTGATTTTCATTTAGGCCTGACCACCAGGTCGGCTCTATTTCGTCACGGACGTACTCTTTTTATACGAGTGTGAAGATaaatcgtcactttagtgtttcttttgtaagagagagagagagacagtggacacttgaaaaacaaacttaactCTTTGCAATGAAGATTGTTTTTCTGGTAGGACAAGTACAAATGCCGGCCTACCTATGCTCTACAAGTGGTAGCAACTCACATCGTTGCCGCTACATATCATCATTCCTCATAAAGACACTAAATCCATTTGGAAGAAGAAACCAGAgccatttctttaatttttcctaAATCTATTTGCAAGATTAGGTTTCATTAGCACACCATTTCTTTCCATTACTTTATTAGCACCCGATATTTTAACGTTTAATGGGTGAAAAATCTTTAAGAATTAACTCTGTGAAGTAAGATATCAGCattgaatatatgtatttacataaagGTCTGGCAATGGACAATATATTCTTCAATTGTGTGCGTGGGGTACACGCATCAACCTTCCGTTAACTATTGCGCTTTCCTAGTCTGacgattttttaatatttgggaGACCGTAAATGTAACCGATAGTATCtatcaaatttattaaacaatcgGAATAATTAGATATAGAATTGTATTTTTTCGATAATCTTCTTACTTTCAACCGCACTTCAATCACGAAGAACTTCACTATTTTAGTTGAGAAATTCTGATCGATTTCAACATGTATATCATAAGTACTACCTTTTTCCGTAAATCCTTTTCTTCTAATAACACAGgctgataaaattttaataatgtcCAAACACTGAAACGAGATACTACGTTTCTAAAGGATTGATTGTGCTCTTTTTGAGACGTTATAACAGCTCCAAGACAACtttgtttgtaaaatgttgtatgtCATCTGAGAGTCCAGTTCTATAGGTTTCATACAAACATTATCATAATCTCCACCAATCTTACTTATAGTACTGTTGGAATGGAACTAGAGGAAGTTATGCCTTTAAGTATTTCTGCAGAATAACTTAAATCAGTCAGTAACAAACATCCCAATGGATTCTGAAGAAAATCTTC
Proteins encoded:
- the LOC111681036 gene encoding T-box-containing protein TBX6L-like, which codes for MFNVQELMEYRMQQQIAQEIYRQQIMQRIPDPFPQMLPLGMPAHHMMVPAPRPTLPGNVEAKLENNDLWQQFHKIGTEMIITKSGRRMFPSMRVSVKGLEEESQYCVLLEMVPIGDCRYKFSGSQWVPAGGAEPQSPQRMFLHPDSPSTGSHWQSQTILFNKVKLTNNTMDNSGHIVLASMHKYQPRLHIIKTSDLSQLPWAPQQNYVFPETEFIAVTAYQNDRITKLKIDNNPFAKGFRETGQSKCKRKMMSSSSSSTSSSSSQHEESDDCLSKSEDDRSSVSSFDSPPQQKRLRSLESSDEESSPQSLRYEQYLLAQHKQQQQQQLQAQYMNSPTSSFYHPHQQQLASSQFMQQHLQSLIMDPLRYTLPSHALQMPANSAVSSTYHPSSNHQETKSLASSSAPSPTPSSSSSASSSSSSSVETSSAPAQPASQKRNNFSISAILAY